A portion of the Streptomyces sp. YPW6 genome contains these proteins:
- a CDS encoding DUF202 domain-containing protein produces the protein MANERTLLAWLRTALALLAASFAVVKLIDITPRGLRLALGGYLVALSIGSITAGYAQWRDRENGIAAPRGRLPAAGGALTLAMLLLAALVITVIVLAP, from the coding sequence ATGGCCAACGAACGCACCCTGCTGGCATGGCTGCGCACCGCCCTGGCACTTCTCGCCGCCTCCTTCGCCGTCGTCAAACTGATCGACATCACCCCCCGGGGCCTGCGCCTCGCACTGGGCGGCTACCTCGTCGCGCTGTCGATCGGCAGCATCACCGCCGGCTACGCCCAGTGGCGCGACCGCGAGAACGGCATCGCGGCACCCCGGGGACGTCTACCGGCTGCGGGCGGAGCCCTGACGCTTGCCATGCTCCTGCTCGCCGCTCTCGTCATCACCGTGATCGTCCTCGCCCCCTGA